TACTGTCATTTAAACCTGAATAAAGGCGACAAAGACCAGCTCTCCACTCCTGAAGCGATGCTACTTTCTCCGGGAGCGGCTCTCGGGGTGATGGTCGGCGGCAACCCTGTTAACGAATCGGGGGATAATGAAAACATCAAGGCTGAGCTTGATAAGGGAACTCTTCTGAGGGTCGATTTGAGCGGGCGCAGTCTTTTTATGCTTGAATTTCACCGGGCTTATTTCAGTGGAAAACTGCGTATATCTGATGCCCTGACAGAAGCCAGATCGCAATATGCTGGTTACGAAGAAAAGCAGGAGCATTTAAAAAGCGACATTCTGGCTGATTTTGTTTTCCTCGGTGATCCTACCATGAGCATGCCTATGGCTGTAAGGACAGAGTCTCCTGTATACAGAGGACTTAAGTCGGTAAGCAGATGTATGTCAGCCAATGATATCGCAACATATCCTGCAAATTCGACAATAACTTTCGCCATGCCTGACAATTCAATCTATTCTTCTGTGCTGGTCCGGGTGGTGGACAGGAATACCGGTCGTACCGTGGCTGAAAATACTGTCGGTCGTGAAGATTTATTCAATTTTTCAACAGATACTCCCGGACGGTTTATGTTTTATTCACATCCGGTGGACGGTCCGCTTGCGTGGCAGTTTTTCGATGTCCGCGGTAAAGCTTATGCCGGGGGCAATTCTACTGTAAAGCCGATTATTAAATCCGGCCTTGAGCCGATAAAATATTCAGTTCAGGTTAGTTCGAACAGAATTATGTCTTCCGCTGTAAGCATGCGTAAGAGATTAGAAAAAAAAGGATATCCAGCTTACGTTGTAACTTCTGTAAAAAGAGGTGGGAAGCCCTGGTACTGTGTCCGTTTTGGTGAATATGAAAGTATTTACAAAGCTCAGGCGGCATCATCAGGTTACGAAAAAACTGAAAAAGCTGATGCTAAAATTGTACGTTGCAAAATTGATAATTAAGTGGGAATCAGAATTTATAATTTTGTTTTTTGTAAATCAGACTTATTTTGAATGAAATATATTTATTATTGATTTTTATTGGAGTTTAATTTGTCTGATTCAGCTTTCAAAAAGATTATCTTTTTTATGATAGGGATAACCTGTTTTGCAGTTTTAGGAACGCTTATTTTTAAAGCTTACAGTAATTATGAGCCTGCGGTAGCTTTAAGTGCTAAATTTTCTTTCCAAAAAGGTCTTACTGGGGAAACTTTAGGTCTGACGGATTCCGAGAAGCGTAGCCTTAATTATTGTCTGCAAAAAAAACGAAACGTAATAGCGAAAGCGGTGCTTACGGTAATGATTGCTGATCCGAATGGGCACAAGGGTATCAGACCTGACTCCAACCTTGA
The nucleotide sequence above comes from Maridesulfovibrio bastinii DSM 16055. Encoded proteins:
- a CDS encoding C25 family cysteine peptidase: MKRLSALLCSFFCLCAVISFGGCKLNLQSQEDIKPVESAVKVSSAPFREKKKSVIVFRPEFKQAARYFSYLHRQYEGVDSLLLSVHAGNSTQSELEKIADDIRLKIKELDKKYGVLTVLLLGDFKLIPAVKYNAADNSTSYIADAGYGYFGGSPESAISVGRIPAKNPEQAFAVAEKFDSWYGDRDYRPAWPVVFMGGEGLSGQGLHDSELIFFRLQEEGMAGPEAIRYLGGVGGCNEERFLKSLSWDDAAIQWLMVPGSDGTLKFGNSFVNSTDIMSLEYKPGLPIVLDPYCHLNLNKGDKDQLSTPEAMLLSPGAALGVMVGGNPVNESGDNENIKAELDKGTLLRVDLSGRSLFMLEFHRAYFSGKLRISDALTEARSQYAGYEEKQEHLKSDILADFVFLGDPTMSMPMAVRTESPVYRGLKSVSRCMSANDIATYPANSTITFAMPDNSIYSSVLVRVVDRNTGRTVAENTVGREDLFNFSTDTPGRFMFYSHPVDGPLAWQFFDVRGKAYAGGNSTVKPIIKSGLEPIKYSVQVSSNRIMSSAVSMRKRLEKKGYPAYVVTSVKRGGKPWYCVRFGEYESIYKAQAASSGYEKTEKADAKIVRCKIDN